One Bartonella kosoyi DNA segment encodes these proteins:
- the rpoH gene encoding RNA polymerase sigma factor RpoH has product MAHMNLLSVITGDGGLNRYLEEVRRFPMLEPKEEYMLAQRYREHNDLKAAHRLVTSHLRLVAKIAMGYRGYGLPIGEVISEGNIGLMQAVKRFEPERGFRLATYAIWWIKASIQEYVLRSWSLVKMGTTANQKRLFFNLRKLKNKLQAFDSGDLDTEQVKEIATQLNVTEDEVISMNRRLGGDTSLNAPLRTKEGKNSELQDWLVDESNNQEQILIEKSELENRRSMLINAMSNLNDREKRIFKARRLNDIPLTLEELSGEFNISRERVRQIEMRAFEKVQNSIRDSALSQSQV; this is encoded by the coding sequence ATGGCCCATATGAATTTGTTATCAGTAATCACAGGTGATGGCGGATTAAACCGTTACTTAGAGGAAGTGCGCCGTTTTCCAATGCTTGAACCAAAAGAAGAGTATATGCTCGCTCAGCGTTATCGTGAGCATAATGATCTAAAAGCTGCACATAGGTTAGTTACCAGTCATTTGCGTCTCGTCGCTAAAATCGCAATGGGATATCGTGGTTATGGACTACCCATTGGAGAGGTCATTTCAGAAGGTAATATCGGACTTATGCAAGCTGTTAAACGTTTTGAGCCAGAACGTGGCTTTCGTTTAGCGACCTATGCAATCTGGTGGATTAAAGCATCAATCCAAGAATATGTATTACGGTCTTGGAGTTTGGTGAAAATGGGGACAACAGCCAATCAAAAGCGCTTGTTTTTCAATCTTCGTAAGTTAAAAAATAAACTTCAAGCATTTGATAGTGGCGATCTTGATACAGAACAAGTAAAGGAAATTGCAACCCAGTTGAATGTCACAGAAGATGAAGTTATATCAATGAATCGCCGACTTGGTGGTGATACTTCACTCAACGCCCCCCTTCGTACAAAAGAAGGAAAAAACAGCGAATTGCAAGATTGGTTGGTGGATGAATCGAACAATCAAGAACAAATTTTAATTGAAAAAAGTGAATTAGAAAATCGTCGTTCCATGCTTATCAATGCCATGAGCAATCTCAATGACCGGGAAAAGCGTATATTCAAAGCACGTCGTTTAAACGATATACCGTTAACGCTAGAAGAGCTCTCTGGTGAATTTAATATTAGTCGAGAGCGAGTGCGACAGATTGAAATGCGTGCATTTGAAAAAGTACAAAACTCTATCAGAGATTCTGCTTTATCTCAAAGTCAAGTGTAA
- a CDS encoding RluA family pseudouridine synthase, whose translation MVIQKITDEGALGQRLDQWLAKQYHDVLSRSRLQTLIREGCLKIDGQFIKEPKTKLKPNQIIELAMPDLRDAEPSAEAIALDILFEDDHVIVINKPAGLVVHPGNGNWTGTLVNALIYHCGNSLSGIGGVKRPGIVHRLDKNTSGVMVVAKNDLAHKSLSAQFSDHGRTCALDRRYHALIWGIPHRNVWTIDASLGRSPHNRTKQAVVHNKNPHARHAVTHFSLLEKYGTREDSTSFASLLECRLETGRTHQIRVHMAHIGHPLVGDTVYGNAFKTKSNTLNPTLKNAIDQFNRQALHAASLTFEHPSIGKVMSFFAPIPQDMAKLIKHFKKMN comes from the coding sequence ATGGTTATACAGAAAATAACGGATGAAGGTGCTCTTGGACAACGTCTTGATCAGTGGCTTGCAAAACAATATCATGATGTGCTCTCACGTTCGCGTTTGCAAACCCTCATCCGTGAAGGCTGCCTTAAAATTGATGGTCAATTCATAAAGGAACCAAAAACAAAATTAAAACCTAACCAAATAATTGAATTGGCAATGCCTGACCTTCGTGACGCAGAACCTAGCGCTGAAGCCATTGCATTGGACATCCTTTTTGAAGATGATCATGTCATTGTTATTAATAAACCAGCGGGTCTTGTTGTTCATCCTGGCAATGGTAATTGGACTGGTACGTTGGTTAATGCCCTTATTTACCACTGTGGAAATAGTTTGTCTGGTATCGGTGGTGTTAAACGCCCGGGCATTGTCCATCGCCTTGATAAAAATACAAGCGGTGTTATGGTCGTTGCAAAAAATGATCTGGCTCACAAAAGCCTCAGTGCTCAATTTTCTGATCATGGACGAACCTGTGCATTAGATCGACGTTATCACGCTTTGATTTGGGGGATACCTCACCGCAATGTCTGGACAATTGATGCATCGCTTGGCCGTTCACCCCATAACCGAACAAAGCAAGCTGTCGTCCATAACAAAAATCCTCATGCTCGTCATGCTGTTACACATTTTTCACTGCTTGAAAAATATGGTACTCGCGAAGACTCAACCTCTTTTGCTAGTCTTCTGGAATGTCGTCTGGAAACCGGACGTACCCATCAAATCCGTGTTCATATGGCACATATCGGACATCCACTCGTCGGTGATACGGTTTATGGAAATGCTTTTAAAACAAAATCAAACACTCTTAATCCCACTCTTAAAAATGCAATCGATCAATTCAACCGACAAGCACTCCATGCCGCAAGTCTTACTTTTGAACATCCTTCTATCGGTAAAGTTATGTCGTTTTTCGCACCGATACCTCAAGATATGGCTAAACTTATTAAGCACTTTAAAAAAATGAATTGA
- a CDS encoding aldehyde dehydrogenase family protein produces the protein MFNKRKFYINGLWDDPSTPHDFDVINPSTEEACAVISLGSTKDADKAINAAKEAFPKWKTTSPKERLGFVEKILEIYEKRSKDMAKTISMEMGAPIDMAFNAQTAAGGSHIRDFIEAYKEFSFQETLIKGNEQAILHYDPIGVVGLITPWNWPMNQVTLKVIPALLAGCTMVLKPSEIAPLSAMLFAEFLDEAALPAGVFNLINGDGATVGSYLSAHPDLEMISFTGSTRAGKDISKNASATLKRVCLELGGKGANIIFADADSDAIQRGVRHCFYNSGQSCNAPTRMLVEQNIYDKAIKIAKDIAETTKVGPNCQEGNHIGPVVSKKQYDKIQDLIQSGIDEGATLVAGGTGLPIGMERGYYVRPTVFADVKPHMRIFKEEIFGPILSILSFRTEEEAIALANDTEYGLTNYIQSQDRDKCRRIAAQVRSGMVEVNGHGLPDGSYFGGVKFSGRAREGGHWGIKEFLDSKAISYW, from the coding sequence ATGTTTAATAAGCGGAAATTTTATATCAATGGTCTATGGGATGATCCAAGTACGCCTCACGATTTTGACGTCATTAATCCATCAACAGAAGAAGCTTGTGCTGTCATTAGCCTTGGAAGCACAAAAGACGCTGATAAAGCAATTAATGCAGCAAAAGAAGCTTTTCCAAAATGGAAAACCACTTCACCAAAAGAACGTCTTGGATTCGTTGAAAAAATTTTAGAGATCTATGAAAAACGTTCCAAAGACATGGCTAAAACCATTTCAATGGAAATGGGAGCACCGATTGATATGGCGTTTAATGCGCAAACCGCAGCCGGTGGTTCCCACATTCGCGATTTTATCGAAGCTTATAAAGAGTTTTCGTTCCAAGAAACTTTAATAAAGGGAAATGAGCAAGCAATCCTTCACTACGACCCTATCGGCGTCGTAGGATTAATTACGCCATGGAATTGGCCCATGAATCAAGTAACTCTTAAAGTTATCCCAGCTCTCTTGGCGGGCTGTACCATGGTGCTAAAACCCTCTGAAATTGCGCCTCTTTCTGCTATGCTTTTTGCTGAATTTTTAGATGAAGCCGCCCTTCCTGCCGGTGTTTTTAATTTAATTAATGGGGATGGTGCAACTGTTGGCTCTTACCTTTCCGCGCATCCAGATCTAGAAATGATCAGCTTTACTGGTTCAACTAGAGCAGGAAAAGATATTTCTAAAAATGCCAGTGCTACTTTAAAAAGAGTTTGTCTGGAACTTGGAGGAAAAGGCGCAAATATTATCTTTGCTGATGCCGATTCAGATGCTATCCAGCGGGGTGTGCGACATTGCTTTTATAATAGTGGACAAAGTTGTAATGCACCGACTCGTATGCTTGTGGAACAGAACATCTATGACAAAGCCATTAAAATAGCCAAAGATATTGCAGAAACGACAAAAGTAGGACCAAACTGTCAAGAAGGTAATCATATTGGACCTGTTGTTTCAAAAAAACAATATGACAAAATTCAAGATCTTATCCAATCGGGCATTGATGAAGGGGCAACTCTTGTTGCAGGGGGAACCGGTTTGCCTATAGGGATGGAACGCGGTTATTATGTCCGTCCTACAGTCTTTGCGGATGTAAAACCTCATATGCGTATTTTCAAAGAAGAAATCTTTGGTCCAATTCTCTCAATTCTTTCCTTTAGGACAGAAGAAGAAGCTATCGCTTTAGCAAATGATACTGAGTATGGTCTTACAAACTATATTCAATCGCAAGATCGCGACAAATGTCGTCGTATTGCGGCACAAGTACGCTCTGGTATGGTAGAAGTTAACGGACACGGATTACCTGATGGGAGCTACTTTGGAGGTGTAAAATTCTCTGGGCGCGCTCGTGAAGGGGGACATTGGGGAATTAAAGAATTTCTCGATAGCAAAGCAATTTCATACTGGTAA
- a CDS encoding DNA translocase FtsK, whose protein sequence is MHNSKTKSISTSSLSDDGTKGASREDLSIKITEIFPYPEVWKKAFTLGKNVRFTRTPEVEILRRRIETDPVFAKQFKIFTKQDRKKITDVVHSKKKTTNIPSTEKVINPQSIENKTSVCHSTVLKQLSQQTISIPSANILLEEDKQEYELHVKNELQKIKPALHLSDDAFFECGSLIFEPLDTQTSKEDGTPIDTTNERIPDVPSVFDESITALYRVLEYRFPQLYDSMISDSPTERMRGVEQISDLMNTNNDPMKDSTECHSKLSVENSAHMLNDTEVLSDTRDAIETEETHNTVAHKTIECITKDVTKNSKELSVMQANGKTKTLRSTGAPLGNRNSSFMKNIQSIDCDVYELPPISLLQKPVFHEGTMISQETLERGAGLLENVLEDFGIKGEVIHVHPGPVVTMYEFEPAAGVKSSRVINLSDDIARSMSAISTRVAVIPGRNVIGIELPNAVRETVYLRELIQTRSFRESEFKLALALGKGINGEPVIAELAKMPHLLVAGTTGSGKSVAINTMILSILYRMTPQQCRLIMVDPKMLELSVYDGIPHLLTPVVTDPKKAVTALKWAVREMEERYRKMAKLGVRNIDGFNARVTLAAQKGETIMCTVQSGFDKETGEMLYHEEAMDLTQLPYIVVIVDEMADLMMVAGKEIENAIQRLAQMARAAGIHLIMATQRPSVDVITGTIKANFPTRISFQVTSKIDSRTILGEQGAETLLGQGDMLHMAGGGRIVRVHGPFVSDEEVESVVAHLKMQGKPDYLATVTDNEDENNEDIAADSTAEVSEEENFDEESERLYNQAVKIVMRDKKCSTSYIQRRLSIGYNKAASLVERMEEKGIVGAANHVGKREILLTEGK, encoded by the coding sequence ATGCATAATTCAAAAACAAAATCTATTTCTACGTCTTCTTTGTCTGATGATGGTACGAAAGGTGCATCAAGAGAAGATTTATCTATTAAGATTACAGAGATATTTCCTTATCCGGAAGTGTGGAAAAAGGCATTTACCCTGGGAAAAAATGTCCGCTTTACACGAACCCCAGAAGTTGAGATTTTACGTCGTCGTATAGAAACAGATCCAGTTTTTGCAAAACAGTTTAAAATTTTTACGAAGCAAGATCGAAAAAAAATTACAGATGTTGTGCATTCTAAAAAGAAAACAACAAATATTCCATCGACAGAAAAAGTCATTAATCCCCAATCAATAGAGAATAAAACCTCAGTTTGTCATTCAACGGTTTTAAAGCAGTTGTCACAGCAAACGATTAGCATACCATCAGCCAATATTCTCCTTGAGGAAGATAAACAAGAGTATGAATTACACGTGAAAAATGAGCTACAAAAAATAAAGCCTGCTTTGCACCTTTCCGATGATGCATTTTTTGAGTGTGGATCTTTGATATTTGAACCTTTGGATACTCAAACTTCAAAAGAGGATGGCACACCGATTGATACGACAAATGAAAGGATACCTGATGTTCCTTCTGTTTTTGATGAGTCAATAACAGCTCTTTACCGTGTGCTTGAATACCGTTTTCCACAACTCTATGATTCAATGATATCAGACTCTCCAACGGAAAGGATGAGAGGCGTTGAGCAAATTTCTGATTTAATGAATACGAATAATGATCCTATGAAGGATTCTACAGAATGTCATTCTAAGCTTTCTGTTGAAAATTCTGCTCATATGTTAAATGATACTGAAGTGCTAAGTGACACTAGGGATGCTATAGAGACTGAAGAAACTCATAATACTGTCGCCCATAAAACTATCGAGTGTATAACAAAGGATGTCACAAAGAATTCAAAAGAGTTATCTGTGATGCAAGCAAACGGTAAAACGAAAACATTGCGATCTACCGGCGCACCCTTAGGCAATCGTAATTCTTCTTTTATGAAAAATATTCAATCTATTGACTGTGATGTTTATGAATTGCCTCCGATTAGTTTATTACAGAAACCTGTTTTTCATGAAGGGACGATGATTTCTCAGGAAACATTAGAACGTGGTGCTGGACTTTTGGAAAATGTTTTAGAAGATTTTGGCATTAAGGGTGAAGTTATCCATGTTCATCCAGGACCCGTGGTAACAATGTATGAATTTGAGCCCGCTGCGGGTGTAAAGTCATCGCGTGTTATTAATCTTTCTGATGATATTGCACGTTCTATGTCTGCTATTTCCACACGCGTTGCTGTCATTCCTGGACGCAATGTTATTGGGATTGAGTTGCCTAATGCGGTTCGTGAAACTGTTTATTTACGGGAATTAATCCAAACCCGTTCTTTTCGTGAAAGTGAATTTAAGCTTGCTCTTGCTTTGGGGAAAGGGATTAATGGTGAACCTGTTATTGCAGAATTAGCAAAAATGCCTCATTTATTGGTTGCAGGAACAACAGGATCAGGAAAATCTGTTGCAATTAATACAATGATTTTGTCGATTCTTTATCGGATGACGCCACAGCAGTGTCGTTTGATCATGGTCGATCCTAAAATGTTAGAGCTTTCCGTTTATGATGGCATTCCACATCTTTTAACACCGGTGGTAACAGATCCTAAAAAAGCGGTAACTGCTTTAAAATGGGCAGTTCGTGAAATGGAAGAGCGTTATCGCAAAATGGCGAAATTAGGTGTGCGTAATATTGATGGTTTTAATGCACGCGTTACACTTGCGGCTCAAAAAGGCGAAACGATCATGTGTACTGTGCAGTCGGGTTTTGATAAAGAAACAGGGGAAATGCTTTATCATGAAGAAGCCATGGATCTCACACAACTTCCTTATATCGTCGTGATTGTTGATGAGATGGCTGATCTCATGATGGTGGCAGGGAAAGAAATTGAGAATGCCATTCAGCGTTTAGCGCAAATGGCGCGTGCGGCAGGTATTCATCTTATTATGGCAACGCAGCGTCCTTCTGTTGATGTTATTACGGGGACAATTAAAGCAAACTTTCCTACCCGCATTTCTTTTCAGGTCACATCAAAAATTGATAGTCGTACGATTTTAGGTGAACAAGGTGCTGAAACGCTTTTAGGTCAAGGAGATATGCTTCATATGGCAGGTGGGGGGCGCATTGTGCGCGTTCATGGCCCTTTTGTCTCTGATGAAGAAGTTGAATCCGTCGTTGCACATCTTAAAATGCAAGGAAAACCTGATTATTTAGCAACGGTTACAGATAATGAAGACGAAAACAATGAGGATATTGCTGCTGATTCAACGGCTGAAGTTTCTGAGGAAGAAAATTTTGATGAAGAGAGTGAGAGGCTTTATAATCAAGCTGTAAAGATTGTTATGCGTGATAAAAAATGTTCAACATCTTATATCCAGCGCCGTCTTTCAATCGGCTATAATAAAGCAGCTTCGCTTGTTGAGCGTATGGAAGAAAAAGGCATTGTGGGAGCTGCTAATCACGTTGGAAAACGTGAGATTTTACTCACTGAAGGAAAATAA
- a CDS encoding PAS domain-containing sensor histidine kinase, producing MSLKADELSTSELECKQEAFCFIPELLPRPFTWKIDHNGLFCEVSKELAEVVGPLSSSILGCSFHELAHQFKDDRYQVLSRFIEAAMPWSKEIVQWPVDGCSLWLDVELSALPIFDVKKQLKGFRGFGVLKIQERVQKKRDEKLEKEMSCLTEVERSAFREIAEKLRDELNSSGKEENFVEETAIQLSHPQTLPVNTIEQVLIKEPAAVLSLLETATDGVLWLDEQGFIQSASKAALTLMGYEINELRGQPLCSFFTLQSRFLVEKYFKLIRMKGKNQVLKCNETADLMTKSHKNRTVFITIVFLAQQGNYAVMLHDMTRTALSEEKKAEENKIIGVVHEIRTPLNALIGFAEIMREGRFGSIDNERYHGYLRDIISSGKHILSLINQLLECSKINYSGSNNQIDSSLISETFDVISCLRATIAFLETEANHNGIIMRIVAPPHVPFIPVSQQMFRQIIWNLLSNAIRFTPLGGQIIVHVSYRKERVKISVSDNGIGMSEEETVQALQPYGQVERKDGRSGDSVFMGTGLGLPMCKAMVEESGGEFLLFSKPNHGTTVEMFFPHVP from the coding sequence ATGTCATTAAAAGCAGATGAGTTAAGTACAAGTGAATTAGAATGTAAGCAAGAAGCTTTTTGTTTTATACCAGAGCTTTTGCCTCGACCTTTTACATGGAAAATCGATCACAATGGTTTATTTTGTGAAGTTTCAAAAGAGTTAGCTGAAGTTGTTGGTCCTCTCTCTTCCTCTATTCTAGGATGTAGTTTTCATGAGCTTGCCCATCAATTTAAGGATGATCGATATCAGGTTCTCAGTCGTTTTATTGAAGCAGCTATGCCATGGAGTAAAGAGATTGTTCAATGGCCTGTTGATGGTTGTTCACTATGGCTTGATGTTGAATTGTCCGCTTTACCAATTTTTGATGTTAAAAAACAACTTAAGGGGTTTCGTGGCTTTGGTGTTTTAAAAATACAAGAAAGAGTTCAAAAAAAAAGAGACGAAAAGCTGGAGAAAGAAATGTCGTGTCTTACGGAGGTAGAGCGCTCAGCTTTTCGTGAGATAGCAGAGAAATTGCGTGATGAATTGAATTCATCGGGAAAAGAAGAGAATTTTGTTGAAGAAACAGCTATTCAGTTATCACATCCACAAACATTGCCAGTAAATACTATAGAACAAGTGCTCATAAAAGAACCCGCTGCAGTTTTATCATTGTTGGAGACAGCAACAGATGGTGTTTTATGGTTAGATGAACAGGGCTTTATTCAATCGGCAAGTAAGGCTGCTTTAACATTAATGGGTTATGAAATCAATGAACTACGGGGACAGCCACTCTGTTCATTCTTTACTTTGCAAAGCCGCTTTTTGGTTGAAAAATACTTTAAATTAATCCGTATGAAGGGCAAAAATCAGGTTTTAAAGTGCAATGAAACAGCTGATTTAATGACGAAAAGTCATAAAAATAGAACCGTTTTTATAACGATTGTATTTTTGGCACAGCAAGGCAATTATGCTGTTATGTTGCATGATATGACAAGAACAGCTCTATCAGAAGAAAAAAAAGCAGAAGAGAATAAAATCATTGGAGTTGTTCATGAAATACGAACACCTTTGAATGCTCTTATTGGTTTTGCAGAAATTATGAGAGAGGGGCGTTTTGGTTCGATAGACAATGAACGTTATCATGGATATTTGCGCGATATTATTTCCTCTGGAAAACATATATTATCACTCATTAATCAATTACTAGAATGTTCGAAGATCAATTACTCTGGTTCTAATAATCAGATTGATTCTTCCCTTATTTCTGAAACATTTGATGTGATATCTTGTTTACGTGCGACGATAGCTTTTCTTGAAACAGAAGCCAATCATAATGGCATTATCATGCGCATTGTTGCTCCACCGCATGTTCCATTTATTCCTGTATCACAACAAATGTTTCGCCAGATTATATGGAATCTTCTTTCCAACGCCATTCGTTTTACACCTCTGGGTGGTCAGATTATTGTTCATGTTTCTTATAGAAAAGAACGCGTAAAAATTTCAGTGAGTGATAATGGTATAGGAATGAGCGAAGAGGAGACTGTACAGGCCCTACAACCTTATGGTCAAGTAGAGCGAAAAGATGGTCGATCTGGTGACAGTGTTTTTATGGGAACAGGCTTAGGACTCCCAATGTGTAAGGCAATGGTGGAAGAAAGTGGGGGAGAATTTTTATTATTCTCAAAACCCAATCATGGAACGACTGTGGAAATGTTTTTTCCTCATGTTCCATGA
- the mscL gene encoding large conductance mechanosensitive channel protein MscL: MLKEFKEFALKGNMIDLAIGVIIGGAFGSLVNSIVNDIFMPIIGLITGGIDFSNMFIQLAGEKQATLSAAKAAGATISYGHFITLLINFLIIAWVLFFFVKAMNKIRRKEEGESSNKISSEEQLLKEIRDLLAKKK; encoded by the coding sequence ATGCTGAAAGAATTCAAAGAATTTGCCCTAAAAGGTAATATGATTGATCTTGCTATTGGTGTGATTATTGGGGGCGCTTTTGGTAGCTTAGTCAACTCAATTGTCAATGATATTTTTATGCCAATCATTGGACTTATTACAGGTGGAATTGACTTTTCTAATATGTTTATTCAACTTGCTGGAGAAAAACAAGCGACATTGAGTGCCGCCAAAGCAGCTGGAGCAACCATTAGCTATGGGCACTTTATCACTTTACTTATTAATTTCCTCATTATTGCTTGGGTTCTTTTTTTCTTCGTTAAAGCTATGAATAAAATACGTAGAAAAGAAGAAGGAGAAAGCTCCAATAAAATCTCTTCAGAAGAACAACTTCTAAAAGAAATTAGAGATCTCTTGGCTAAGAAAAAGTAA
- a CDS encoding tyrosine-type recombinase/integrase has translation MLLHKRKDGGAQWIFLRYTLHGRRREMGLGALRDVSLKQARELATGWRSVLREGCDPIKERDKQKREAISNLHYLKDIAVDAFESRKAELKNDGKNGRWFSPLQLHILPKLGCLPVSEITQTEIRNTLAPIWHTKAATANRALTRLNLCLKHAAALGLNVDLQATEKAQALLGKQRHKITNRPAMDWKDVPAFYKMLCQKTTMTHLALRLLILTGVRTNPLRHIREDQIEDDTWTIPAEGMKGRRDATTEFRVPLSSEALEVIKEARPLSRNGFLFSAKGRGPLAANCMAQYMQQTGLNACRHGFRSSLRDWLAETTDAPYEVAETILSHTVGGQVERAYRRTDYLEQRRVYMDTTLHKETLMT, from the coding sequence TTGCTTCTCCATAAGCGTAAAGATGGAGGTGCTCAATGGATTTTTTTACGGTATACCCTTCACGGGCGCCGTCGTGAAATGGGATTGGGTGCCTTGAGAGATGTCTCTTTAAAACAAGCCCGTGAATTGGCAACTGGGTGGCGTTCTGTTCTTCGTGAAGGTTGTGACCCTATTAAAGAACGCGATAAACAAAAGCGTGAGGCAATAAGCAATCTTCATTACTTAAAAGATATTGCTGTAGATGCTTTTGAAAGTCGTAAAGCAGAACTAAAGAATGATGGGAAAAATGGGCGTTGGTTTTCGCCTTTACAACTTCATATTCTCCCTAAATTAGGCTGTTTACCCGTTTCAGAGATTACACAAACAGAGATACGCAATACCCTCGCTCCTATCTGGCATACAAAAGCTGCAACAGCTAATAGAGCTCTTACCCGTCTTAATCTTTGTCTCAAACATGCGGCTGCATTAGGATTGAATGTTGATTTACAAGCAACAGAAAAAGCACAAGCTTTATTAGGTAAACAACGCCATAAGATCACGAATAGACCAGCAATGGATTGGAAAGATGTGCCAGCTTTTTATAAAATGCTTTGCCAAAAAACAACGATGACACATTTGGCATTGCGCTTGCTTATCCTTACAGGGGTTCGTACCAATCCTTTGCGTCATATTCGTGAAGATCAAATTGAAGATGATACCTGGACCATACCCGCTGAAGGTATGAAAGGTAGACGTGATGCTACAACAGAATTTCGTGTGCCTCTATCATCAGAAGCATTAGAAGTGATTAAAGAAGCGCGTCCTTTGTCTCGCAATGGTTTCCTTTTTTCTGCTAAAGGTCGCGGTCCCCTTGCTGCAAATTGTATGGCTCAATATATGCAACAGACTGGACTAAACGCCTGCCGCCATGGCTTTCGCTCTAGTTTACGCGATTGGCTTGCTGAAACAACCGATGCCCCCTATGAGGTTGCTGAAACTATTCTAAGTCATACGGTAGGAGGACAAGTAGAGCGTGCCTATCGTCGTACTGATTATTTAGAACAGCGCCGTGTCTATATGGACACAACATTACACAAAGAAACTTTAATGACATAA
- a CDS encoding quinone-dependent dihydroorotate dehydrogenase — protein MSFFRCIGRSALFMLDPEHAHRLAIVGLKSGLNGCQKVVDKQLYVTIAGLEFQNFIGLAAGFDKNAEVVDEIFRLGFGFTEIGTVTPKPQIGNPKPRLFRLKEDEAIINRMGFNNDGHQVVYNRLRACKKTGVVGVNIGANKDTVDKIDDYTVGIAHFYDVADYFTVNISSPNTPGLRDLQARDSLHLLLNAISKARKEQEKKHGFSLPLFLKIAPDLSEKELDDIAEEIKLSDFDGLIVSNTTLSRQGLTNSPFSNEEGGLSGRPLFERSTIVLAKMRQKLGKEIAIIGVGGVKDAQTALEKVKAGADLIQLYSGMVYEGPNLVITILKEILQMMQQDGVDNIKDYRDHNLEHWAKFPL, from the coding sequence ATGAGTTTTTTTCGTTGTATTGGCCGTTCTGCTTTATTTATGTTAGATCCAGAGCATGCGCACCGCTTAGCGATTGTTGGATTGAAAAGTGGCTTAAACGGTTGTCAAAAGGTTGTCGATAAGCAATTGTATGTAACGATTGCAGGGCTTGAGTTTCAAAATTTTATTGGTCTTGCAGCGGGGTTTGATAAAAATGCAGAGGTTGTTGATGAAATTTTTCGTTTAGGATTTGGTTTTACTGAAATTGGAACAGTGACACCAAAGCCTCAGATTGGAAATCCTAAACCACGGCTTTTTCGTTTAAAAGAAGATGAAGCAATTATTAATAGAATGGGTTTTAATAATGATGGGCATCAAGTTGTTTACAACAGACTGCGGGCATGTAAAAAAACGGGTGTTGTAGGAGTTAACATTGGAGCCAATAAGGATACAGTTGATAAGATTGACGATTATACTGTTGGCATTGCTCATTTTTATGATGTTGCGGATTATTTTACGGTTAATATTTCTTCTCCTAATACACCAGGTTTACGGGATTTACAGGCTCGTGATAGTTTGCATCTTTTGTTGAATGCCATCTCAAAAGCGCGAAAGGAGCAAGAGAAAAAGCATGGATTCTCGCTTCCCCTTTTTTTAAAAATTGCTCCAGATTTATCAGAGAAAGAATTGGATGATATTGCTGAAGAAATAAAACTTTCTGATTTTGATGGACTCATTGTTTCCAATACAACTCTTTCACGTCAAGGTCTTACCAATAGTCCTTTCAGCAATGAAGAGGGAGGGCTTTCTGGACGTCCACTTTTTGAGCGTTCTACGATTGTGCTTGCAAAAATGCGTCAAAAGTTAGGGAAGGAGATTGCAATTATCGGCGTTGGCGGTGTAAAGGATGCACAAACCGCTTTGGAAAAAGTAAAAGCAGGTGCAGATTTAATTCAATTATATAGTGGGATGGTTTATGAAGGTCCAAATCTTGTCATAACTATTCTGAAAGAGATTTTGCAGATGATGCAACAAGATGGTGTCGATAACATAAAAGACTATCGTGATCATAATCTTGAGCATTGGGCAAAATTTCCCTTGTAA